AAGTCCACCGATTTGGGTCCGTTGTCGTTTCATTCATTGTCTCCATCCCCTGCCCGGGGTTGTTCTCCTTGACCCCACGGTACTTGAATCCGCCGTTCCAGGAGGCGAATCGACTCCAGCGCGGGATTATAGCCCTGCATCTTCAGTTTCTGGATTCTGACGGCCACCTCCACCAGGGTCGCCAGGGTTCGTCCAGGCGCCACCGGAATCGTGATCAGCGGAAGATCGACTCCCAGGACGCGATACTTCTCTTCCTCCAGTCCCAACCGGTCCCGGGTATCCCGCTCCGGCCATTCTTCCAGCTTGATCACCAGATCGACGGGCCGGGCGGGGCTCAACACCGAGATCCCGAACAGATCCCTGACGTTGATGATGCCCAACCCCCGCAATTCCATGTGAAAGGGGGCATCCGGAAGACCCGACCCCACCAGGCTCTCGCCCGAGACCCTCTTCAATACCACCAGATCGTCGCTCACCAGGCGGTGGCCCCTCAGGATCAGGTCCAGTGCGCACTCGCTCTTGCCAATCCCCGATTCCCCAACCAGCAGGACCCCAAGCCCCAAGAGCTCCACCAGGACTCCATGGATGGTGTGGGTCAGGGCCAGGTGTTCCTGCAGATTGGCCGTGACCTCGACGATGGCCTTGGAGCTGAGCGCCGTCGTCGTGAGGACCGGAGTCGCGGCCCTTTCCGCCTCGGCCAGAAAATCGGGCGGCGGCGCCAAGCCGGTCGTTACCAGAACGCAACAGAGTCCAACGTCGAAGGCATCGGCGAAAACCTTGCGGCGACGTTCCGGAGACAACTCCTCCATGTAGTAGATCTCGGTGCGGCCGACGAACTGCACCCGACCCCGGTGCAGATAGCGCGTGTATCCCGAAAGGGCCAGGCCCAACTTCTGAATTCTGGGAGACGAGATGGAGTTGTCCAGACCCGCCCCGCTGGAGGCTAGCGCCAGGTTCAGGGCCGGGTCCATGGACTCGTAGAACTGCCGGACCGTCACCGGGGGGATGGAATGATTCTGCATGGTTCACGCCTCGCCTGCGACCCTCAGAGCGAGGGCTACAACAAGTTCGCCTTCTTCCTGGCGAGCGACCCGGGAATTCTCATCTGATCCCGATACTTGGCGACGGTGCGACGGGTGATGCGGATCCCGTCCCGGTTCAACAGGTTGGTGAGTTTCTGGTCGGACAGGGGCTTTTTGGGATCCTCGCGCCGGATCAGGGTCTTGAGCCGGTCCTTCACCTGCATGGTGGAGACGTTCTCTCCATTGGCGTGCCCCACGCCCACGGAGAAAAATCGGCGCAACTCCATCAGGCCCTGCGGGGTGTGGGCATACTTGTTGGCGACGACGCGGCTGATGGTGGACGGATGAACACCCAGTTCATCGGCCACATCCTTGATCAACAACGGCTTCAACTTCCGGATGCCCGATTCCATGAAGTCGTACTGGTGCCGGACGATGACGCGACAGACTCTAAAGATGGTCTCCTGCCGTTGATCCACCCCTCGCAGCAACTCGATGGCCGACCGGAATCGCTCGCGGATGAAGCTCTTGGTTTCCTTGGAGACGCCGTGCTTGCGAAGCAGCTTCCGGTAGGCACGGTTGATTTTCAGCTTGGGCAACCCATCGTCATTGAGGCTGACCTGGTATTCGCCTTCGACCTTTCGAATGTGCACGTCCGGCCGGACGTAAACCGGTTGGGCGGAGGCAAATTTCTGCCCCGGGCGCGGCGAAAAGCCTCGAATCAGTTCGAGAGCGCGGGAGAGATCCTTGGGATCGCATGCCAGGCGATTCAGAATCCTGGAATATTTCCTGCCTTCGATCAGCGGCAGGCAGTCCCGAATCAGTGCGCCGGCCAGAGAGTCCTCCAGACCCGCAGCTCTCGCCTGCAGCAAGAGGCATTCGCGCAGGTCGCGGCAGGCGACGCCCACCGGATCGAGGGACTGCACCGCCGCCAGAGCATCGTCGACTCGACCTGAAGGAACCTGCAACTGCCGGCAGATCTCCTTCGGGGTGAGGGTCAGGTAACCGTCCTCGTCCAGATTTCCCACGATGAAATGGGCAATCTCCCGCAGGTCCGGATCCATACCGTTCAGATTCAACTGCCAATTCAGGTAATCCCACAAAGTATCGGCGGATGAGAGGAACTGCTCGAATGTAGCCTTCTGTTCCACCGGTTCGAATTCCTGGCGCTCGTAACTCGATCCCAGGTAGTCTCCGAAGAAATAATCGAAGTCCAGGTCTTCCAGGTGGCTTCCCTCCTCCGGCGGGTCCGCGTCCTGCTCCGATTCCCGGGCCGGTTCCGAAACCTCCGGGCCGGCTTCGAAATGATCCGAAACGTCGTCCAACAAGGGGTTCTCCTCCAGCTCCTGTTGGAGAATCTCCGAGAGTTCCAACTGGTTTACGGAGAGGAGTTCAATCTTCTGGAGGAGCGAGGGGGTGATGGCCAGCCGTTGCGACAGGCCGAGTACCAGGGAGGGTTTCAATTGAGCGCGTCGACTCATGGCACTCCGGAGTGTTCCGGTTCAGGGTCCCTTGGCGGCCCGAAGCAAAAGTCGGCACGTCATTTGGTCCGGATTTGGCCCGGCCAGCATCCCGTTGGACTTCGCTGGCCCTCGTTTCCCTCCGAACGAGAATGCTTCCTGGCGCCGTCTTGTCCGGATGAATCCCTGCAGCACGACGGGAAGCTTCGGGCCAGTCCAACCGGCGCCCACTGGACTCAGTATAGCTGGAAGTGATCTCCCAGGTAAACTTTGCGGACGTCCGGATCGGCGGAGAGCAGGTCCGGGGTGCCTGCTCGAAAGATCCTGCCTTCGGTGATGATGTAGGCCCGATCCGTGATCCGAAGAGTTTCGCGAACGTTGTGATCCGTGATCAACACACCGATATTCCGCGCCTGGAGCCGGGTGACCATGCGTTGGATATCCAGGACGGCAATGGGATCGATTCCGGCGAACGGCTCGTCCAGCAAGATGAAATCGGGCCGGATCACCAGCGCGCGTGCGATTTCCAGACGCCGCCTCTCGCCGCCGGAAAGGGTATAGGCCGGACGGTCCCTCAGGGCAGCGATCCCAAATTCCTCCAGCAGCTCGCTGACCAACTGGTCCGATTCCCCGTGGGGAAGATCCAGGGTTTCGGCGATGGCGTACAGATTGTCCTCCACCGAGAGCCGGCGAAACACGGAAGGTTCCTGGGAGAGGTAGCTGATCCCTCTTCGCGCCCGAACGTACATGGGCAGGGGAGTGATGTCCTCGCCGTCCAGAAATACCTCGCCCCTGTCCGGATCCAGCAAACCGACGATCATGTAGAAGGTGGTGGTCTTTCCGGCGCCGTTGGGACCCAGCAGGCCAACGACCTCACCCGATGAGATGGTGAGGCTCACGTCACCGACCACCTGCCTGCTCCGATATGATTTATAGAGGCTCCGTGCCTCGAGAACCTTCTCCAGAATGTCCCCCTTGCTCATTTGAAACGGGAAAACAAGACGGTATCGGACCGTGTCCAACTCGGCCCGGGATTCCCCATGTCAAGCAAAAGACTGCGGACGACGGTAACCGACGCCAGACCGGCACAACCGCCGGTTCCGGGCCCGGCGACAACGGGTCACGGCGCCGTTGGCGGGGCCGGCTAATCGATGACGATCTTGTCGGTTTCCACGAACAACGTCACCCTCCGCCCGGACGCGCTGCCGCGAAGCGGCTCCGTCACCTCGGCGAGTTCTCCGGTCAGCTCCACTCGGCCCTCCCGGGGATGATACACGGCATGATCGCCCCGGGCCCTTCGATCTCCCTGCCGGATCTCGACTTCTCCTCCCGCGGCAATGCTCTGAATGGTGCTCGCAGGGGAATCCTCCAGCTGGAAGTCCACATGGGAGGATTTCACCTGGAAGTGACCGGACTGCATCCGGACGCCGCCTCGGTAGGCCGCCCTTCCGGAGCTCCGCTGGTAGACGAGCTGGGGCGCCTGGATCCGGTATTGGCGGCCCGACACTTCCCCAGGGTCCCAAAAGGTGCTGTCCACGTCCTGGACCTCCAGCCGTTCACCGGCCGAGTCCAAGCGAATCATCGTTCCCGCGATCAGGTGGGAATCCCGGAGGATCCGCGGATTGCCGGCATAGGAGAGGGATTTGGCACCGGAATCCAACACCAGGCGATCGGCCTGGATCAGAACCGGTTCTTTTCCGGGACGACTGAAGAGGGTCTGGACTCTCCCGGCCGCAGACAGTTCTTCCCCGCCCGCGTCCACCTGAAAACCGTCCGCCCGGGTCCGCGACTCCACCCCGCCTGCGCCTTCCATCGTATCTTCGGAGTAGTAAAGGTGGGCGCCGTCCGGGTCCGAAAAGGAAAACAAGTTTTGTCCGGCGTCGAACTCAGCGTTGCTCGCCTTCAGGGTGACGCGTCCGGAAGAACTTTCTTCCCGGTAGACCACCTGGCCCTCCCCCCGGGCTTCGTGGATTTGCTCGCCGAGGAATCCAAGATCGAGCCGCCCGCTTTCCCCGTCCCGCTTCGTGGTTTCCGAATTCATGGTCCAACGGACCCCGCCCACCGCCGCAACCCTCAGCACGCCCCCATCCTCGAAAACAGCCTCCATGCGGTCCGACTCCACAGTCCGTTCCCCCTCGGGAACTTGCTGGCGCAGAACCGGGTCGTGCGTGGCCACGAGCCTCTTCAGTATTCCACCCCGGTAAAACGCGTCCATTCGTCCGGCTCGAAGCTGGGCTGAAGTCCCCTCTCCGGTTCGAGTCCAGGCCACGGTGTTTCCTGAAACGGTCGCACGATCCAAGACTCCGTCAGCGCCAAGATCCAGAACCAGCAGGTCTCCTTGGATCGACTCGCGAGAATCTTCGAGGTCTCGAAGCCGACCGACCAGTCTCGTCTTTCCCCGCATTTCCAACCACTTGAGACGCTGATGTTCAAGACTCAGATGAGCTGTCAACTCGTCGGCGCGTCCTTCTTCCAGACCCAGAGTCCGGGAACGGACGATGACGCGCCGGTGCGCCAGAAACCGCGTCTCATCCGCGTCAGGAGATCCGGCCAACCCATCGATGCGATCCGCTTCCAGATAGGTCTCGGGGTCTTCGTACACAGCGCGCTGTTCGGGAGAATCGGGAGTGGCTTTGCCCGAGTAGACATAGAAGCTTTGGATCCTCCCTCCATCGGCAGCCGCGAACAGATGGATGGACTCACCGGTGAAGGTCCGGTCCGAATCCAGCACCAGTCGCACGCCGCGCGAGGTGAACATCCTCTCCACGGCCCGGTCGTCGGTCAGAAAGACACGGACGTACCCGGCGGTGAGGTCCCCCTGGGGACCTTGAATCCGGGCCCCGTCCAACAGATCGACCCTGCGGTCCTCCAGATCGTACAAAGCCCGCGACGCCGTCACCTGGAGGCGATCGGCGCCTTGGGTGATGTTCAGCTCGAACTCGTCGTCGACCCGAAGCCGGCTCTGCCGGATCTCGTAGCTGAGAGACCGGCCGTGACCGGAGAGCTTCTCCATTCCGAAGCGAAAACCCTCCTCGATGGCCACTACGTTCCGGGCCAGGTCGGCCTTCAGCCGATCCGCGTCAATGGTCGTTCCATCCGATAGCTCGATGCGAACCTTGCCGGTGAACTCGATCCGGTTGTCGACAACCCGGTAAATCGCTTCGTCTCCCGAGATCTCCTCCACGGAGCTCCCATCCGGACCGAAGTGGGTCAGTTTCACGCCGAAAAGACGATGGATTTTCTTGACCGTTTCGGTGCTGGTCCCGGCCTCCACCTTGTAGACGGTTCGTCCTTCCTCGTGATGGGTATGCTCGAATTCGGTGCTCTGCTGGAGCAACTCGGGAGAGAGGAGGCGTTCCCGCGCCAAGGGGGGCCGGGCGTCCCGCCGGGTCAGGAAGCTCCAGACCACGGCTCCCAGGGCCGTCACCAGGACCACGATCAGGAACAGCCGGATGAGCTTGAGGGAACGGGGACGCATAGAGAGTCCGGTCTGCAGCAGTCCTTTCGGCCCGTCGAAATGCGCCGGCGGGCTACCCGGCTCCGGCCGCGATTCGAGGCCGTCCCCGAGGGGTCATCGAATCGCCCCGGTCAACGAGACGAAAGGCCGGCCGGCCCGTCTCCCAATTGGACGGAAAGCCGGAAAGGATCGTTCACGGGTCTGTGACGACGCGTGTCGAAGGCCGTCAGGAATCGGTCGAGACCGGGTGCGTGCGCAGATCCTGGACCGTCATGAGCAGACTCTCCACGCCCCGGTACTGGTTCCGGTTCAAGGTGTACGCCACATCGATCTTCGATCCTCTCGGTATGGTATCAGCGGCATCCCCGTTCTTCCACCAGATGGCGTCGACGCCGGCTCCGTTGGCGCCGAGACGGACCTTCAGATGCCGGTTCTTCAATACCCAGGGACCGCCGGTCACATCCAACCCGCGGCTGGCGAATACGGGAACCGGATTCCCTACCCCGAATGGCGCCAACTGTTGAATCTCCCGGTACAGCGACAACGAAAGGCGGCCCGGACTCAAATAGGAGTCCAATGGGACCACGGGAGTCAGATCCTCTGTGGACAGGACAGATTGGGCGTGGGAATCGAGACGATCCGAAAGGGTCCGGAGGCGGTCTTCCAGAGAATCGCTGCCCTCCATGGCGCAACCCACCGCCTGAGCATGCCCGCCATATCGATCCAGGAGGTCTCCGCACCCCTCGAGGGCTTCCAGCAGATGGAAGCCGGGGATGCTCCTCCCCGAACCCTGGCAGTCGGATTCTCCCATCGAGAACACCAGCGTGGGGCGAAAGAAACGCCTGGCCACCCTCGAGGCAATGATCCCGATGACCCCCCGGTGCCAGTTTCTCCCAGCCAGGACGATGAAGGCTTTCCGGAACAGTTCCGGCCGGTTCTCCTCCCACTCGTGGATCTCCGCCAGAATGGCCTCCTCCTGCCGCCGCCGCTCCCGGTTCCTCGCATTCATGTCCCGGACGATCGCCTGGGCCCGCGACCTGTCGCGGGTATCGAAGAGATCCAATACCTCGGGTCCGCCCCCCATGCGGGTCACCGCATTGATGCGTGGAGCGATCCTGAAAGCCACGTCCTCGATCTCCACCTCTCCGGAGACTCCGGCGCCGTGGAGCAGGGCCCGCAGGCCCACGTTGTGCGGTTGGGCCAGGCCCTCCAACCCCAGCTTGACCAGGATCCGGTTCTCTCCGGTCAGGGGGACCATGTCGGCCGCCGTTCCCAAGGCCACGACCTTCAGGAAATGGGGAAGCACCCGGGTGCGCCCGGCTGTTTCGAAGAGTCCCTGCACCAGCTTGAAAACGACGCCAGCCGCCGACAGGTTCCGGGCCGGGTAGTCACAGTCCGCCCGGTGCGGATTGAGGATGGCCCGCGCCGGCGGAAGTTCCGCGGAGGGCAGGTGATGGTCGCAAATCAGAACGTCGAGGCCCAACTCGCGCGCCCGGCCACAAGCTTCGAAGGCCCGAATTCCACAGTCCGAGGTCACCAGCAGGTCCACCCCGTCCCGGTGGCACCGTTCCACGAAATCGGTCTGAATTCCATATCCGTCGGTGAGCCGTCCGGGGATATGGATGCCGACGCGGCCGCCCAGCATTTCAAGCCCCCGTTTCAGGATCAGGCTTGAGGTGATGCCGTCCACGTCGTAGTCGCCGTGGACCACAATACGTTTCTTATCTTGCAGCGCCTGCCAGAGGAGCGGGACCGCCCGGTCCATGTCCTTCATCAGATAGGGGTCGTGGAGATCCTCATAGCGGGGATGGAGAAAACGGTGGGCCTTATCCGGATCCTGAAGGCCGCGGTTGACCAGCAGGCGAGCCGTCAGCGACGAAATGTCCAGCTCGGAACTCAGCGTCCGAACCGCCTCCGCCTCCGGCTCGCACAGCGTCCATCTGCGTTGCATGGCCGGATCTTATCAGCGTCTGCTGACGCCGACGGGACGCCCGGCGGGTTGCCTTGAATCGTCCCCGGGGAAGCCCTATCTTGACTATTCGTAAGCGAAAGTGGACTTCCAGGCCTGAAATCCCACCGGCGAGGGCAGGAAACGAATTGCGGAGTCGACTCCTTCTCCTGGCATTGATCTTCTTCGGCCTTCTGGCCGTCCTGATTCTCCTCGCGGTCGAATTCTGGCTCCGCCATTCCTTTCTCGGGGAATCCGCGGAACCCCGGGATCACGCCGAAGAAACCTGGTACCTGCCGGTTCGCATGAAGGGAGACTACGAGGGGGTCTTCTGGGACATTCCCTTCGTCACCAACGCCTACGGTTTCCGGGACGAGCCCCCGTTGGATCCCGTTCCCCCGGAGGGTGAATTCCGAATCCTCTCTCTGGGAGACTCCATCGGATTCGGCCTCGGCGTCCCGTCCCGGGACCGCTACGGAAGGGTTTTGCAGCGGGAACTCAATCATCCGCCGGGGGCCTTCCGCTTCCGGGTCGTCAATGCTTCGGGGCAAGGTTACAGCCCCTCCAGTTACGCGGCCTACCTCTATCAGGAGGGTCTGGAACTGAACCCCGATCTGGTGCTGGTCCAGATCGAACTCTGCAACGACGTCACCGACGAGGCGCTGCTCGGCTGGCCGTCGGGAGTCCAAGCGAGCCTGCCGGAACGGGTCCGCGGCGGCCGGTACGTGGTGGGTTGGGACGGCCAGCTTCTGGGGACCTGGTCTCGAGGACCTTATTTCTTCGAAAAGACCTATACTTACACGGTCCTACTTCGTAAATCACTTGAGTCGTTGTACCGGATCATTCCCAGCGAGCCGTTCCGCAGCGCCCGGGGACTGACCTACTACGCCATGGGTTACGAAAAGTTTCTTCTGGACCGGGATCGGATCGAGGCCGGTTGGAAAAGGCTCTTCGGAGCCTTGGGAGGCATCCGGGATCTTCTTGAGCGAGAGCGGATTCCGTTTCTGCTCCTGTTGATCCCCTCCCGTTTCGTGTTCCGGAAAGAGGCACCGGAGCATGCCCTCTTTGCCCGAAAGCTGATGGACCGAGCCATCGAGCAATGTCGATCCCGGCGGATTCCGTATCTGGATCCGTCTCACGACCTGCGGCAGGCCGGCGGACCGGAACTCTATTTCGATTTCGCTCATCTCACCGGCGAGGGAAACCGGGTCGCGGGACGGGTTCTGGCCCGGGAACTCCGGCGGCGTTACCTCGGCGACGGGGGAACGAGCCCCGCCGGCGGTCTGCAATCCATCGACTGAGCAGAGTTCAATCGGACCGGGGCTGGTCCAGATCCCGCGCCGCCTGGCTCAATGCGGTCACGGTTCGTGTCTCCAGGTCCACCGACCAGATGAAGTGGACTTCCGGGCCGGCATCCCCGGCCACCACGAGATCGATCCACAAGACAGGAACATCGTCCTTCATCAACCGCCACTCCTTGAACGCCTGGCCGGGGATCTTTCCCTCCGTAAGATCTTTGGCAGCGGCCGACTTCTCCAGCAGCAGCCGGTAGGCGGTCTCGGAGTCTCGAGTCTTCTTCAGAGCCGGGGCTTGGCGGGGACCTCCGTCCGGGTCCTCCCCGGAAGAGGCCGTTCCAGTCTCCGGAACGTTGGAACCGGACACGATTGGGACCGGCGCCTGAAAGACCACCCTCTGCTCGGCGGGTTTGGGAGGCGGGGGAGGCAGGCGATAGATGTGGGACCTGGTGACGTCGCGGGAAGCGGCGATCCACACCTCCGATACCTGGCGGACCAGATCATGACGAACCGCGGGGAACATGAGGAGATAGATGGTGCTTCCCATCACCCCCATGAAGAACGCCAGATAGAGGATTTTGCCGAGGAAGGACGGACCCGACGGACCCGATGGACCGGTTCTGTCCCGTCGAACCGCTACCCGGAGTCTCCGGGCCTGTTCCTGCAGCTCTTCGGCCGGAGCCTGACTTTCGGAATCCGCAATCTCCTCCGGAGAGTCGTTCTCCAGGGATTCAGAGTCTTCTTTCACCTATGATCCTTAAACGGCTTTGAAATCGTTATTATTGGATTCTGTACCTGAGATTCTCCCGCGCCGGCTCTTCTCCCGGCTGCGCCGTTTCAAGTAGGCTTCGATGAAGAGGCCGATTCCCCCGTCCAGCACCGAATCCACGTCTCCGATTTCGATCCGGGTCCGGTGGTCCTTGACCAGGCGATACGGGTGCAGCACATACGAACGAATCTGGCTGCCCCATGCGATGTCGGCCTTGGAATCCTCGACCTCGTCCAGTTCCTTCCGCCGCTTCTCCATTTCATAGTCGTAGAGCTTGGCGCGGAGGACTTTCATTGCCGTGTCCTTGTTCCGGTGCTGGGACCGTTCGTTCTGGCATTGCACGACGATTCCCGTCGGCAAATGGGTGATGCGGACGGCCGAATCGGTGACGTTCACGTGCTGCCCGCCGCTGCCGGAGGACCGGTAAGTGTCGATCTTGAGATCCTTCTCGTCGATGACAATCTCGACGCTGTCGTCGATCTCCGGTGAGACGAAGACCGAGGCGAACGAGGTGTGGCGCCTGGCGGCGGCATCGTAAGGCGAGATGCGGACCAGGCGATGGACGCCGATCTCGCTCAACAGGTACCCATACCCGTAGTCTCCCTGAGCCAGGAAGGTCGCCGATTTGATCCCGGCTTCCTCACCCTCCTGAAAGTCCACGATCTCCGCCTTGTAGCCCTGCTTTTCGGTCCATCTCAGGTACATGCGCAGGAGCATCTGAGCCCAATCCTGGCTTTCGGTGCCGCCGGCGCCGGGGTGGATGGTGACGATGGCGTTGCAGGCGTCGTGCCGGCCCGAGAGAAGCGTGTTCATCTCGGCTTTGGAGAGCCGATCCTCCAGGTCTCGCACCTGTTGCCGGATATCGTCGAGGACGTCCTCCCCTTCCCGCTCCAGCTCGATCAACACCTCCAGATCCTCCAGCCCGTTCCCACACTCCCGGGACAACTCCAGGCTGCGGTGCAGGTAACGGCGGCGGCGGAGAACGTGTTGGGACTCCCGGGCCCGGGTCCAGAAGGACGGGTCCGAGATCACCTTCTCGATCTGTTCGAGTTCCTTTTCCTTGGCCTCGACGTCAAAGATACTCCCACAGGTTGCCGATCCTGTTTCTCAGATCGCGGTAGCGCTCCTGGAAATCCTCCATGACGACGGCCTCCCTACATTCAGCGTCCGGATTCCGGTGCCGGCGCCTTCCCGACGGTGCGGTTCGGTCGGAATTCACGGCGGCGCCTTATCGCCGTCCGCGCGGAAAAACCAGACAGACGAGAAGCGCCAAACCGGCCAGACACATATTAATCCATTCGCCCACCCGGGAGTAAACGGACCGGTAGGAACTGGACTGCACCGTGTCGATCAGAAGTCTCTCCTCGAAGAGGCCGGTCCGGCTGCGAACGGCGCCCGTGGCGTCGATGTGGGAAGAATAGCCGCTGTTGGCGCAACGCAGCAGGGGACGGCGCTGCTCGATGGCGCGAAATGCGCCGAACTGGAAGTGTTGCATCGGAGCCGCCGTCCTTCCGTACCAGGTGTCGTTGGTGATGTTGACCAGGATCTCGGCCCCGTTTCGGACGAAGTCCCGGGCCAACTCGGGGAAAATGCCCTCGAAGCAGATCAGCGTCGCGAACCGGACCCCGGAGACCTGACCCAGGACATGTTCCTGTCCTGGTTGGAATCCGCCCACCTCCCGAACCAGAGGTGAGGCGAATGCCAGCCACTCCGCCATCGGAACGTACTCCCCAAATGGAACCAGGTGGATCTTGTCGTAGCGGTAGGAGACCGTTTCCCCGCCCTCCAGGAGGTAGGCGCTGTTGAAATAGCGGTTCGAGGGAGGCCGTTCGATGGAGGTGACGTTCATCACCAGGGGAACCCCCGCCGCCTGGACCTGACGCTGCCAGAACGTCCGGAATTCCGAGTCTGCCGTAAACAGGTAGGGGTTCTGAGCCTCCGGGAAGATCACCCAGTCGACTCCCGCTTCGACCGCCCTCGCGTAGTGCCGGGGAAGGTCGTCGAAGTACTTTTCTGCATAGTGCCGGCCATCAGCAAAGAGCCCCACATCGGGCTGCACCAGCGCGACGCGCAATTCCATTCCCGGAGGCGGGGTCCAAACGTGGCAGCGGTATATCCCGTAGAGATTGGCTCCGGCAAAGCAGAGTGCAAACACGGCCGGGATTCTCCAACTCCGGTTTCGAAGGACCGCGACCAGGGCGGCATTGCCCAACAGCACCAGAAAGGAGATCAGGTAGACGCCGCTCAGGTCCGCCACCTGCGCGATCCAGCGGTACGCGAACTGAGTATGTCCCACCAACGCCCAGGGAAATCCGTTGACCGTGTAGTAGTTGCGCAGGAGTTCGGTCAGGATCCACAGGCCCGGAACCGACCAGAGAGCGGCGGCGGCGGACCTCCGGGCCACCGCGTGCGTCAGGAGGGAAAAAGGAAGCAGGAACAGGTCCAGCAGCAGGATCATGAGTGCGAAGATGAGAGCGGACGTGAACCAGTCCAGATTGCCGTACTCGACCAGGACACGCGGAATCCAGTAGAGCACTCCGCCGAAGTAGAGGGACGAGAAGATCAGATGTCCCGCCAGAATCCGGCGGCGGGAACCGGTCTCCAGGAGGAAATGAAGGTAGGGGGCCAGCGTCACCCAGGCCAGGGGAAAGAGAGAAAATCCGGGAAAGGCCAGGCAGATCCCGATCCCGGAGACCAGCGGATGCAGCGCCCAGCCTGTCATGGAGACTCGGCCATGCTCCGGACGAACGTCGGGAACCCGTCCTCGTACAACCGATTGGCCAAGTGATCCGCTTGCTGCCTGGTCGGGAAGTCTCCAACCCAGACTCGAAAGAATTGATCGTTTGGCCCCAGGCGGCGTATCTCGGCCAGGTATCCCCGGGACCGAACCTTCACCAACTCTTTCCGCGCCTCCGCTTCACGCTCCATGGCGGCGATCTGAACGGTGAAACGGTGAGCGCCGGACGATGGGCCCTGCGCGTTGGCCTGGGCGCCGGGACCTGCCGCGCCCTCCAACGGTTCAGGAGAGGTTTCGGCGCCGGGTGCGCCCGCACCCCGGCTGGCCGGGTCGTTCAGACGCCCGTAGAACTCCAACTGTGGCTTCGTTTGGGAACTGGAGGAGCCGCTTCCGGACGGGGCCGTAAAATGTGCCGGCTCCGCTTCCACCGGGAAACTGCGGCCCACGTAGAGGCCGAGGAGGAAAAACCCGGTGACCGTCAGGAGAGTGAGCCCATAAAGGTAAACGATCTCTCTCCAATCAATCTTCGGAATCGCCGCCACTTTGAGCCCCGGCCTTCTTGAACATCTGAATCAGGGGAGACAGGACATCCATGGGGAGGGGAAACACGATGGTGGAATTCTGCTCGGTGGCGATCTCCGACAAAGTCGACAGATACCGCAATTGCACCGACACCGGCTCCGCGGCAAGCATGCCACCCGCTTCCTGCAGTCGCGCCGCCGCCTGGTACTCGCCTTCGGCGTGGATCACCTTGGCTCTCCGTTCCCGCTCGGCTTCGGCCTGCCGGGCCATGGCCCGCTGCATCTCCGCCGGAAGATCCACGGTCTTGATCTCCACCAGGGAAACCTTGATTCCCCACGGGTCCGTGTGTTGATCGAGAATCGACTGCAGCCGATCGTTGAGCTCTTCCCGTTTGCTCAGCAGATCATCCAACTCGACCTGGCCCAGGACCGAGCGCAGGGTGGTCTGGGAAAGCTGTGAGGTGGCGTACAGATAATTTTCCACGGACACCACGGCGCTGTTGGGCTCGATGACACGGAAATAGACGATGGCGTTGACTTTGACCGAGACGTTGTCCTTGGTGATGATGTCCTGGGACGGGACGTCCATGGCCACCATCCTCAGACTGATCCGTTCCATGCGGTCGATGGGCCAGAAGACCAGGATCAAGCCGGGACCCTTCGAGTCGGGCAGGAGTCTTCCGAGACGGAAAATGACTCCGCGCTCATACTCCCTCAGCACAT
The genomic region above belongs to Acidobacteriota bacterium and contains:
- the prfB gene encoding peptide chain release factor 2 (programmed frameshift); its protein translation is MEDFQERYRDLRNRIGNLWEYLDVEAKEKELEQIEKVISDPSFWTRARESQHVLRRRRYLHRSLELSRECGNGLEDLEVLIELEREGEDVLDDIRQQVRDLEDRLSKAEMNTLLSGRHDACNAIVTIHPGAGGTESQDWAQMLLRMYLRWTEKQGYKAEIVDFQEGEEAGIKSATFLAQGDYGYGYLLSEIGVHRLVRISPYDAAARRHTSFASVFVSPEIDDSVEIVIDEKDLKIDTYRSSGSGGQHVNVTDSAVRITHLPTGIVVQCQNERSQHRNKDTAMKVLRAKLYDYEMEKRRKELDEVEDSKADIAWGSQIRSYVLHPYRLVKDHRTRIEIGDVDSVLDGGIGLFIEAYLKRRSREKSRRGRISGTESNNNDFKAV
- the lnt gene encoding apolipoprotein N-acyltransferase translates to MTGWALHPLVSGIGICLAFPGFSLFPLAWVTLAPYLHFLLETGSRRRILAGHLIFSSLYFGGVLYWIPRVLVEYGNLDWFTSALIFALMILLLDLFLLPFSLLTHAVARRSAAAALWSVPGLWILTELLRNYYTVNGFPWALVGHTQFAYRWIAQVADLSGVYLISFLVLLGNAALVAVLRNRSWRIPAVFALCFAGANLYGIYRCHVWTPPPGMELRVALVQPDVGLFADGRHYAEKYFDDLPRHYARAVEAGVDWVIFPEAQNPYLFTADSEFRTFWQRQVQAAGVPLVMNVTSIERPPSNRYFNSAYLLEGGETVSYRYDKIHLVPFGEYVPMAEWLAFASPLVREVGGFQPGQEHVLGQVSGVRFATLICFEGIFPELARDFVRNGAEILVNITNDTWYGRTAAPMQHFQFGAFRAIEQRRPLLRCANSGYSSHIDATGAVRSRTGLFEERLLIDTVQSSSYRSVYSRVGEWINMCLAGLALLVCLVFPRGRR
- a CDS encoding SPOR domain-containing protein, which produces MAAIPKIDWREIVYLYGLTLLTVTGFFLLGLYVGRSFPVEAEPAHFTAPSGSGSSSSQTKPQLEFYGRLNDPASRGAGAPGAETSPEPLEGAAGPGAQANAQGPSSGAHRFTVQIAAMEREAEARKELVKVRSRGYLAEIRRLGPNDQFFRVWVGDFPTRQQADHLANRLYEDGFPTFVRSMAESP
- a CDS encoding slipin family protein, which translates into the protein MFEGIPFSTIVLVGIVILYVLSVVNVLREYERGVIFRLGRLLPDSKGPGLILVFWPIDRMERISLRMVAMDVPSQDIITKDNVSVKVNAIVYFRVIEPNSAVVSVENYLYATSQLSQTTLRSVLGQVELDDLLSKREELNDRLQSILDQHTDPWGIKVSLVEIKTVDLPAEMQRAMARQAEAERERRAKVIHAEGEYQAAARLQEAGGMLAAEPVSVQLRYLSTLSEIATEQNSTIVFPLPMDVLSPLIQMFKKAGAQSGGDSED